The following coding sequences are from one Hyphomicrobiales bacterium window:
- a CDS encoding LacI family DNA-binding transcriptional regulator: MSLKKNNAKRPADARSIPTLQDVAERAGVSTATVSRCLNSPDLVVDSTRDRVMKAVRELGYAPNYGAQILAAKRTNTIGAIIPTMENAIFARGLQAFQEELGRHGQTLLVASSAYRQDLEAEQIRNLVARGADALLLIGHDRMPEAYDFLDRRALPYLVAWTFNPEADRLSIGFNNRVAMRDFALEVLQRGHRRIAIITADPTHNDRARERVEGIAEALESYDLDPATLQIIETNYSIENGATAFRQLMEGDYRPTAVMCGNDVLAVGALDMARQMGIAVPEAVSITGFDDIELAQISTPRLTTVHVPHREMGRRAAEILIRMLGGADPGPSTQLQTQIMLRETLGPVRLGA, encoded by the coding sequence CCACCGCGACCGTCTCACGGTGTCTGAACTCTCCCGATCTGGTTGTCGATTCAACGCGTGATCGTGTTATGAAGGCAGTGCGCGAGCTTGGTTATGCGCCCAATTACGGTGCGCAAATCCTGGCCGCCAAACGCACCAATACCATCGGCGCTATCATCCCGACGATGGAGAACGCGATCTTCGCGCGCGGCCTTCAGGCCTTTCAGGAAGAACTTGGGCGGCATGGCCAAACGCTGCTGGTGGCGAGCTCAGCCTACCGGCAGGATCTGGAAGCTGAGCAAATCCGCAATCTGGTGGCGCGTGGCGCCGATGCGCTTTTGCTGATCGGCCATGATCGCATGCCAGAGGCCTATGATTTTCTTGACCGGCGTGCGCTGCCTTATTTGGTGGCCTGGACGTTCAATCCCGAGGCTGACCGCCTGTCGATCGGATTCAACAATAGGGTGGCGATGCGCGATTTTGCGTTGGAAGTTCTGCAACGCGGGCATCGGCGCATTGCGATTATCACCGCCGACCCAACCCACAATGACCGAGCGCGTGAGCGCGTGGAGGGGATTGCCGAGGCGCTGGAAAGCTATGACCTCGATCCTGCAACGCTGCAGATCATCGAAACGAATTATTCGATTGAAAACGGTGCGACCGCGTTTCGCCAGCTGATGGAAGGTGATTATCGGCCTACAGCGGTGATGTGCGGCAACGATGTGCTGGCGGTCGGCGCGTTGGATATGGCGCGGCAGATGGGTATCGCTGTGCCAGAGGCTGTCTCCATCACCGGATTTGACGATATCGAACTGGCGCAGATCTCTACACCGCGTCTAACGACAGTCCACGTGCCGCATCGCGAGATGGGTCGGCGTGCCGCCGAAATTCTGATCCGGATGCTGGGCGGCGCCGACCCAGGCCCTAGTACCCAATTGCAGACGCAGATCATGCTGCGCGAGACGCTGGGTCCGGTGAGACTCGGCGCCTGA
- a CDS encoding AAA family ATPase, whose amino-acid sequence MVSLGAMASAFLATPQYTATALVHVDTSATPSNERQSPIGLTVVVEGFVNSEVELLRSDTTLRRAVREMDLIRADLSGPPGLLQQLADRLLRASPASADTQQQETRLVERLADQTTIARRGDTFVIGITVSNPSPVQASRLANGIATAYLTVRSDADAHSTRRTQTALAARVADLAVELRALEGRIDDMLLAAAAANLASQDGVSAEQKSAVAAVLGQLADERQALFVERAGLTETLRQTELVVAGYTGSVTAASVAASSDGADNRRDALETRRTQIDERLLALETATIDARDQLQDFLDTGGLAPSVAHALRRLTEQAELTRGLYRDAVERWQDAQLLSHDQALGARILSPAMPPLSDNRIPVPIATMLGLLAGLAVGVGVGAVRERFIGGVMDAETIERATDLQVAATLPQVSRFDAGAPQDLITNDPVSLYSEAVRRLSLTVASWRGEDGHLSVLMTSPNAGEGKSTLALSLAMHVALAGKPTLLIDTDLRQSALFDRLQWQVDAKDGQLSDVLTGHTPLYDIETLTFQDPLTGLHVLGNASPPLDQPERLVTGQNFADLMQAARQRFDLIVIDSAPVLPFVDARSLLSFADVAILTMRYAQTPLTDVRHALRRLEQHRQPPVLGALTFVDH is encoded by the coding sequence GTGGTTAGCTTGGGTGCGATGGCATCAGCTTTTCTCGCAACGCCACAGTACACAGCAACAGCGCTTGTTCATGTCGATACTTCCGCAACGCCCTCAAATGAGCGGCAGTCACCGATCGGATTGACGGTTGTGGTTGAAGGATTCGTCAACAGCGAGGTGGAACTTCTTCGGTCTGATACAACCCTGCGCAGGGCAGTGCGCGAGATGGACCTCATCCGCGCCGATCTATCCGGTCCGCCTGGCCTCCTACAGCAACTTGCCGATCGGTTATTACGCGCATCGCCGGCGTCAGCCGACACGCAGCAACAAGAAACACGGCTTGTTGAGCGTCTGGCCGACCAGACCACAATCGCGCGCCGCGGCGATACCTTTGTCATCGGCATTACGGTCAGCAACCCCTCGCCTGTCCAAGCCTCTCGGCTCGCCAACGGGATTGCCACCGCCTATCTGACCGTACGTTCAGATGCCGATGCCCACTCCACCCGACGGACGCAGACAGCGCTTGCCGCCCGGGTCGCCGACCTTGCGGTGGAGCTGCGCGCCCTGGAAGGGCGGATCGACGACATGTTGCTTGCCGCGGCTGCGGCCAACCTTGCGTCACAAGACGGGGTTAGTGCCGAGCAAAAAAGTGCGGTTGCAGCGGTCCTTGGTCAGTTGGCCGACGAAAGACAGGCCTTGTTCGTCGAGCGCGCCGGCCTGACCGAAACCTTGCGACAAACTGAGCTTGTGGTTGCCGGTTACACAGGCTCAGTCACTGCAGCCAGCGTCGCTGCGTCGAGCGATGGTGCAGACAATCGCCGCGACGCTCTGGAGACGCGACGAACGCAAATCGATGAACGCCTTCTGGCCCTCGAAACGGCAACGATCGATGCACGCGATCAGTTGCAAGATTTTCTCGATACTGGCGGCCTGGCGCCCAGCGTCGCGCATGCACTGCGACGGTTGACTGAACAGGCTGAATTAACGCGCGGGCTTTACCGCGATGCAGTCGAGCGATGGCAGGATGCGCAGCTTCTTTCCCACGACCAGGCACTAGGCGCACGCATCTTATCACCGGCCATGCCGCCTTTATCCGACAATCGCATACCGGTACCGATTGCGACGATGCTCGGGCTGTTAGCCGGGCTTGCCGTTGGCGTCGGCGTTGGTGCGGTTCGTGAACGGTTTATCGGCGGCGTCATGGACGCAGAGACTATCGAGCGGGCAACGGACCTCCAAGTTGCAGCGACCCTACCTCAGGTCTCGCGCTTCGATGCCGGCGCGCCGCAGGACTTGATCACCAACGACCCTGTATCCCTCTATTCTGAAGCAGTACGGCGGCTGAGCCTGACCGTTGCGTCTTGGCGCGGCGAAGACGGGCATCTGAGTGTTCTGATGACCTCGCCAAATGCCGGCGAAGGCAAGTCGACGCTTGCCCTGTCTTTGGCCATGCATGTGGCTTTGGCGGGCAAACCAACGTTGCTTATCGACACTGATCTACGCCAATCGGCACTGTTCGACCGCCTACAATGGCAGGTCGATGCCAAGGACGGACAATTGTCCGACGTGCTCACAGGCCATACCCCGCTCTATGATATCGAAACGCTCACCTTTCAGGACCCGCTCACCGGCTTGCACGTCCTCGGCAACGCATCGCCGCCGCTCGACCAACCCGAGAGGCTTGTGACCGGTCAAAATTTCGCTGATCTTATGCAAGCCGCACGACAGAGGTTCGATCTGATCGTCATCGACAGCGCGCCCGTCCTACCCTTTGTCGACGCAAGGTCGCTGCTATCTTTCGCCGATGTCGCCATCCTGACGATGCGCTACGCACAGACGCCGCTCACCGATGTACGCCATGCGCTGCGACGCCTGGAACAGCACCGCCAACCGCCGGTCCTTGGCGCGCTCACATTCGTCGATCACTAG
- a CDS encoding acyl CoA:acetate/3-ketoacid CoA transferase: MKDKILSASDAAALVRDGDTITTSGFVGIGVPEALLGALETRFIETAAPRDLTLFFAAGQGDGKDRGLNHLGHPGLLKRVVGGHWGLIPKVGRLAIDGLIEAYNLPQGVVSHLYRDIAAGKPGTLTHVGLGTFVDPRVEGGKINANTRDDLVSLMQVGGKEFLFYQAFPIDVALLRGSTADPAGNISMEREALVIDGLAQAMAVRNSGGVVIVQVERIAARGSLSPREVQIPAALVDAVVVAEPQDHMQTFATAYSHLFAGRFRAPPGAAPAMDLSPRKIIARRAAFELPVNGVVNLGIGMPEGVAAVAAEEGLLEHVTLTAEPGVMGGQPASGLDFGAAINTDAILPQHQQFDFYDGGGLDLAVLGMAEVDAVGNVNVSRFGPRLAGAGGFINISQNARQVVFTGTFTAGGLEVDVGGGQISIATEGRARKFLQQVQQVTFSGERAADLGTPVLFVTERCVFQLTKDGLYLAEVAPGIDVQADILDQMGFAPIVDRPDLMDARLFATEPMGLRIDLLHLDLEDRIALDAATNRLFINFEKLRIRSAEDVEQIAARVETLLGSHDRAVDVIVNYDGTRIDEDIAEDYAAMVADLEDRFYARVTRYSSSAFMRLKLGQTLTRAPHIFETAEEARRFLEQGEE, from the coding sequence GTGAAGGACAAAATTCTCTCAGCATCCGACGCTGCGGCCTTGGTCCGCGACGGGGATACGATCACCACATCGGGCTTTGTTGGGATCGGCGTGCCGGAGGCCCTTTTGGGCGCTCTGGAAACGCGGTTCATTGAGACGGCGGCACCACGCGATTTGACGCTTTTCTTCGCCGCAGGGCAGGGGGATGGCAAAGATCGCGGCCTGAACCATCTCGGCCATCCAGGGCTTCTCAAGCGTGTGGTTGGTGGTCATTGGGGGCTCATCCCCAAGGTTGGACGGCTCGCAATCGACGGGCTAATTGAAGCCTACAATTTGCCTCAAGGGGTGGTCAGCCATCTCTACCGCGACATCGCCGCCGGTAAGCCGGGAACACTGACCCATGTTGGCCTCGGAACTTTTGTCGATCCGCGCGTGGAAGGCGGTAAGATCAACGCCAACACGCGTGACGACTTGGTCAGTCTGATGCAAGTTGGCGGCAAGGAGTTTCTCTTCTACCAAGCCTTCCCGATTGACGTAGCCTTGCTGCGCGGATCGACTGCTGATCCGGCAGGCAATATCTCCATGGAGCGCGAGGCGCTCGTCATTGATGGTCTGGCGCAAGCGATGGCAGTGCGCAATTCTGGCGGCGTGGTCATCGTGCAGGTGGAACGCATTGCAGCGCGCGGGAGTCTGAGCCCGCGCGAGGTTCAGATACCGGCCGCTCTCGTCGATGCGGTGGTGGTGGCCGAGCCGCAGGACCATATGCAGACCTTTGCGACTGCCTATTCGCACCTGTTTGCCGGACGGTTCCGCGCGCCACCTGGCGCAGCGCCCGCCATGGACCTCAGTCCACGCAAGATCATTGCCAGGCGGGCGGCCTTCGAGCTCCCGGTCAATGGTGTGGTGAACCTTGGCATTGGCATGCCGGAAGGCGTTGCTGCTGTGGCAGCCGAAGAAGGCTTGCTTGAGCATGTAACGCTGACGGCTGAACCGGGCGTCATGGGCGGACAGCCTGCATCCGGGCTCGATTTTGGTGCGGCGATCAATACCGATGCCATCCTGCCCCAGCATCAGCAGTTTGATTTCTATGATGGCGGCGGCCTCGATCTGGCCGTTCTCGGCATGGCGGAGGTCGATGCGGTCGGCAATGTCAACGTCTCACGGTTTGGACCACGGCTTGCCGGGGCTGGCGGCTTCATCAATATCAGCCAGAATGCACGCCAGGTCGTGTTCACCGGAACCTTCACAGCCGGCGGACTTGAGGTGGATGTTGGTGGCGGGCAAATCTCGATCGCCACCGAAGGCAGGGCCCGGAAGTTCCTGCAACAGGTTCAGCAGGTGACCTTTTCTGGCGAACGCGCGGCCGATCTCGGCACGCCGGTGCTGTTCGTGACGGAGCGCTGCGTTTTCCAACTCACCAAGGATGGCTTGTACCTGGCGGAGGTCGCGCCGGGTATCGATGTGCAGGCTGATATTCTTGATCAGATGGGGTTCGCTCCCATTGTCGACCGGCCCGACTTGATGGATGCCCGCCTGTTCGCCACCGAGCCGATGGGTCTTCGCATCGATTTGCTGCATCTCGATCTGGAAGATCGCATTGCCCTGGATGCCGCCACCAACCGGCTCTTCATCAATTTTGAGAAGCTGCGCATTCGCTCAGCCGAGGATGTGGAGCAGATCGCCGCGCGTGTCGAAACCCTGCTAGGTTCGCACGACCGCGCTGTTGACGTGATCGTCAATTATGATGGCACTCGGATTGATGAAGACATCGCCGAGGACTATGCGGCGATGGTCGCCGATCTGGAAGATCGCTTCTATGCTCGTGTTACGCGTTATTCCTCCTCAGCCTTTATGCGGCTGAAGCTTGGCCAGACGCTGACCCGCGCGCCGCACATCTTCGAAACGGCTGAGGAGGCGCGGCGGTTCTTGGAGCAAGGTGAAGAGTGA
- the mgrA gene encoding L-glyceraldehyde 3-phosphate reductase, producing MTYTPAADRYDRMVYRRCGASGLQLPVISLGLWHNFGHDTPHQVKRDLCRTAFDHGITHFDLANNYGPPPGSAEEAFGEILRTDFAGYRDELIISSKAGYLMWPGPYGEWGTRKYLISSCDQSLKRMGLDYVDIFYSHRFDPNTPLEETMGALDQIVRSGKALYAGISSYNSQRTREAVAILEELGTPCLIHQPSYNLFNRWLERDGLKDTLKELGVGSIAFTPLAQGLLTKKYLGGIPEGSRAAQDKSLDAGVLSDATLASIRGLNAIAEKRGQTLAQMAIAWVLREGGITTALIGASKPSQIEDCVGVVGNMEFSEDELAEIDQFAHDADINLWEQSSEGV from the coding sequence ATGACCTACACACCCGCCGCAGATCGCTACGACCGCATGGTTTATCGCCGCTGCGGCGCATCCGGCCTGCAACTGCCAGTGATCTCGCTCGGGCTGTGGCACAATTTCGGTCATGACACGCCACATCAGGTGAAGCGCGATCTCTGCCGGACCGCGTTCGACCATGGCATCACCCATTTCGATCTTGCCAACAATTATGGACCACCTCCCGGCAGCGCCGAGGAAGCCTTTGGCGAGATACTGCGCACAGACTTTGCCGGCTATCGCGATGAGCTGATTATTTCCTCCAAGGCCGGCTATCTGATGTGGCCTGGCCCCTATGGCGAATGGGGCACCCGTAAATATCTGATCTCGTCCTGCGACCAGAGCCTGAAGCGCATGGGCCTCGACTATGTCGATATCTTCTATTCCCACCGTTTCGACCCGAACACGCCGCTGGAAGAAACCATGGGCGCGCTCGACCAGATCGTGCGCTCCGGCAAGGCGCTCTACGCAGGCATTTCCTCCTACAACTCGCAGCGCACGCGCGAGGCCGTCGCCATCCTGGAAGAGCTTGGCACGCCCTGCCTTATCCACCAGCCAAGCTACAATTTGTTCAACCGCTGGCTGGAACGTGACGGTTTGAAAGACACCCTGAAAGAGCTTGGTGTCGGCTCGATTGCCTTCACGCCCCTTGCCCAGGGTCTACTGACCAAGAAATATCTGGGCGGCATCCCCGAAGGCAGCCGCGCAGCGCAGGATAAATCCCTCGATGCGGGCGTCCTATCGGACGCAACACTGGCGTCCATCCGAGGCCTGAACGCCATCGCCGAAAAGCGCGGCCAGACCTTGGCCCAGATGGCGATTGCATGGGTGTTGCGAGAGGGCGGCATCACGACGGCACTCATCGGCGCGTCCAAACCCTCGCAGATCGAAGATTGCGTTGGCGTGGTCGGCAATATGGAATTCTCCGAGGACGAACTGGCCGAGATCGACCAATTTGCCCATGACGCCGACATCAACCTCTGGGAACAGTCCTCAGAGGGCGTCTGA
- the cysQ gene encoding 3'(2'),5'-bisphosphate nucleotidase CysQ codes for MATGTQPRSTDWTQDRNALALALANLASQAGRAVMAIYADGFEVIGKEDGSPLTQADLAADEIVANGLRDLAPDIPVLSEESAETVDPDALGDLFFVVDPLDGTREFVEKNGEFSVNIALVEHGVPIVGVVYAPAHDKMWLAGDTAFAAKVHPGDAVDRDDIHAINTCPDPDTPIRAVASRSHRDPKTEAFLGKMSGCNTTAIGSALKFCLVAEGKADVYPRFGPTMVWDTAAGIAVLQAAGGVVLNEQDEPMRVRFGPEGWRNGAFTAWGCEKLKDRTDKNG; via the coding sequence ATGGCCACCGGCACACAGCCTCGCTCGACCGACTGGACGCAAGATCGCAATGCTCTGGCGCTAGCTCTGGCCAATCTAGCTTCGCAAGCCGGGCGCGCGGTGATGGCCATCTACGCGGACGGATTTGAAGTCATCGGCAAAGAGGACGGGTCACCGCTGACCCAGGCCGATCTTGCCGCCGACGAGATCGTTGCCAACGGGCTGCGTGACCTGGCGCCAGACATCCCCGTCCTATCTGAGGAAAGCGCTGAAACCGTTGACCCAGACGCGCTGGGCGATCTGTTCTTCGTCGTCGATCCGCTTGATGGCACACGCGAATTTGTCGAGAAGAACGGCGAGTTTTCCGTCAACATAGCGCTTGTCGAACACGGTGTGCCCATCGTCGGCGTCGTTTATGCGCCTGCCCATGACAAAATGTGGCTTGCTGGCGACACAGCCTTCGCCGCCAAGGTCCACCCTGGCGATGCCGTGGACCGAGACGACATCCACGCCATCAACACCTGCCCCGACCCGGATACGCCCATTCGCGCGGTTGCCAGCCGCTCGCACCGCGACCCGAAGACCGAAGCCTTTTTGGGGAAGATGAGCGGTTGCAACACCACCGCCATTGGCTCGGCCCTAAAATTCTGCTTGGTCGCCGAAGGCAAAGCCGACGTCTATCCGCGCTTTGGACCGACCATGGTGTGGGACACGGCTGCCGGCATCGCCGTATTGCAAGCCGCCGGCGGCGTTGTGCTCAACGAACAGGATGAACCCATGCGGGTGCGCTTCGGACCAGAAGGCTGGCGAAACGGCGCCTTCACCGCCTGGGGTTGCGAGAAATTGAAAGACCGAACGGACAAGAATGGCTGA
- the eda gene encoding bifunctional 4-hydroxy-2-oxoglutarate aldolase/2-dehydro-3-deoxy-phosphogluconate aldolase encodes MAPRLSDNAPTPPIIPVVVVEDADDALPLADALLEGGLTSIEMTLRTPAGLPAARRIAEARSEMLVGVGTLLAPDDLQTCLDAGVHFTVSPGLSPRLLEAVAKSPIPHLPGCQTISEVMACRDQGLNDVKLFPASLAGGTAMAKAIYAVMPDMKVCPTGGIKAETASETLAEPNIFAVGGTWLTPKEAIAAKDWNRITDLARQACASL; translated from the coding sequence ATGGCACCGCGTCTAAGTGACAACGCCCCCACCCCTCCCATCATCCCGGTGGTTGTCGTGGAGGATGCTGACGACGCGCTTCCGCTTGCTGACGCTCTATTGGAAGGCGGCTTGACGAGCATTGAAATGACCTTGCGCACCCCAGCTGGCCTTCCAGCGGCCCGGCGGATCGCCGAGGCGCGATCGGAGATGCTTGTCGGTGTCGGGACCTTGTTAGCACCGGACGATCTTCAGACCTGCCTGGATGCCGGCGTGCATTTCACCGTCAGCCCGGGGCTTTCGCCGCGCCTTTTAGAAGCAGTTGCAAAGTCCCCGATCCCTCATCTTCCAGGCTGTCAGACGATCTCCGAGGTTATGGCCTGTCGCGATCAAGGATTGAACGATGTGAAGCTCTTTCCAGCTTCGCTGGCTGGCGGAACAGCCATGGCCAAGGCGATCTATGCGGTGATGCCCGACATGAAGGTCTGTCCAACCGGCGGTATCAAAGCCGAAACCGCATCAGAGACATTGGCGGAGCCGAACATCTTTGCGGTCGGGGGCACTTGGCTGACACCGAAAGAGGCCATTGCCGCCAAGGACTGGAATCGTATCACAGACCTCGCTCGCCAGGCTTGCGCCAGTCTCTGA
- a CDS encoding sugar kinase, producing MTFQDPFASLADPGRSLRVATLGECMIELSDLGASDGRVAMGVAGDTLNFAIYLARCCRWANIEVSYLTALGDDQLSDRMIAAMREEQVASDDVVRLKGKLPGIYAIELDEAGERSFRYWRSQSAAKSMFGEEGLSNETIESFDVFALSAISLAILPKDARKRLIDVCGRMKAAGKVVVFDSNYRPALWSSEDEAREVISAMWAATSVGLPSRDDEAKLWPGETPEQLFARLNVPEVALKDGAGGPWLFTGAALPRADYPAADQVVDTTSAGDSFNAGYLSARLQGKLPEDAAMVGHRLASAVIGEKGAIIPPAAMPNLR from the coding sequence ATGACCTTTCAAGACCCCTTTGCTTCGCTCGCCGACCCTGGCCGATCTTTGCGCGTTGCGACGCTCGGCGAGTGTATGATTGAACTTTCCGACCTTGGCGCCAGCGACGGACGCGTCGCGATGGGCGTTGCCGGGGACACGCTGAATTTTGCCATCTACCTCGCGCGTTGTTGCCGGTGGGCCAACATCGAGGTCAGCTATCTGACGGCGCTTGGCGATGATCAGTTGTCGGATCGGATGATTGCCGCCATGCGGGAGGAACAGGTCGCGTCGGACGATGTGGTGCGCCTAAAGGGCAAACTGCCTGGCATCTATGCGATTGAGCTGGATGAAGCTGGTGAGCGCTCGTTTCGCTATTGGCGCTCGCAATCAGCCGCGAAAAGCATGTTCGGTGAGGAAGGGCTGAGCAATGAGACCATCGAAAGCTTCGACGTTTTTGCCCTGTCGGCGATCTCGCTTGCGATCCTACCGAAGGATGCGCGCAAGCGTCTGATTGATGTTTGTGGGCGGATGAAAGCCGCTGGCAAGGTCGTCGTGTTTGACAGCAATTATCGACCGGCGCTCTGGTCCAGCGAGGATGAGGCGCGAGAGGTGATCAGTGCCATGTGGGCAGCGACCAGTGTCGGCCTTCCTTCGCGCGATGATGAAGCCAAGCTTTGGCCAGGGGAAACGCCCGAGCAGCTATTTGCCCGGCTCAATGTGCCCGAAGTCGCCCTGAAAGACGGCGCAGGCGGGCCTTGGCTCTTCACCGGCGCGGCTTTGCCAAGGGCGGATTATCCTGCGGCTGATCAGGTCGTTGATACGACATCAGCGGGTGACTCATTTAACGCGGGCTATTTGTCCGCGCGCTTGCAAGGCAAGCTGCCAGAGGATGCAGCGATGGTGGGCCACAGGCTGGCCAGCGCAGTTATCGGCGAAAAAGGCGCGATTATTCCGCCGGCTGCGATGCCGAATCTGAGATAA
- a CDS encoding metal ABC transporter permease, with the protein MIDALLLPFQFGFMQKAFLVAAILAVPTALLSSFLVLKGWSLMGDALAHAVLPGIVLAYLIGIPLLVGAFIAGIICSIATGYLSDNSRVKQDTILGVVFSGMFGLGLVIYASITTSMHLDHILFGNMLGIGTQDLWVTGSISLIVTLGIAFFWRDLMLHAFDPAQARTIGLPTKVLHYGLLSALSLTIVATLSSVGIILAIGLLIAPGAIAFLVTRRLASMMLVAVGVTLIASFAGIYASFWIDSAPAPTIILMLTAAFLVVFVAKTLKPNRRAPAIISDSASQPAE; encoded by the coding sequence ATGATAGACGCGCTGCTTCTACCCTTTCAGTTTGGCTTCATGCAAAAGGCTTTTCTGGTTGCCGCGATCTTGGCAGTGCCGACGGCCTTGCTGTCCAGTTTTTTGGTGCTCAAGGGCTGGTCGCTGATGGGCGACGCACTTGCTCATGCGGTGCTACCCGGCATCGTCCTGGCTTACCTGATCGGCATCCCGCTTTTGGTCGGCGCGTTCATCGCTGGCATAATCTGCTCCATCGCCACCGGCTATTTATCGGACAACTCGCGGGTCAAACAGGACACCATCTTGGGCGTCGTTTTCTCCGGCATGTTCGGGCTGGGGCTGGTCATCTATGCGTCCATCACAACCAGCATGCATCTGGACCATATACTGTTCGGCAATATGCTCGGGATCGGCACGCAAGACCTCTGGGTCACGGGCTCGATTTCTCTGATCGTCACCCTTGGCATCGCTTTTTTCTGGCGCGATCTTATGCTGCACGCTTTTGACCCCGCTCAGGCACGCACCATCGGTCTGCCGACAAAGGTGTTGCACTATGGGCTTCTTTCAGCGCTTTCACTGACCATCGTGGCCACCTTGAGCTCGGTTGGCATCATCCTTGCCATCGGTCTGCTGATTGCGCCGGGCGCGATCGCCTTCCTTGTCACGCGCCGCCTCGCCAGCATGATGCTGGTCGCTGTCGGCGTGACTTTGATCGCGAGCTTTGCGGGGATTTACGCCAGTTTCTGGATCGATTCCGCCCCGGCGCCAACGATCATCCTAATGCTGACGGCCGCCTTCCTCGTGGTTTTCGTCGCGAAAACGTTGAAACCCAACCGGCGGGCGCCTGCCATTATCTCAGATTCGGCATCGCAGCCGGCGGAATAA
- a CDS encoding metal ABC transporter permease yields the protein MSVLAEPFTYNYMLNAMWVSALVGAVCAFLSAYLMLKGWSLIGNALSHAIVPGIAGAYMLGLPFAFGAFLAGGLAAGAMQFLGQRTGLKQDTIIGLVFTSFFGLGLFMVSVSPTPIDVQTIIMGNILAITPGDTLQLAIIGFVCLAVLLAKWKDLMAVFFDETHARTIGLNPVRLRFIFFVLLSAATVAALQTVGAFLVIAMVVTPGATAYLLTDRFPRLLVISVVLGASTCFVGAYISYFLDGATGGVIVVLQTLLFLAAFVWAPKHGLLANRRRSREVLERQGGEAQPLATPIVGH from the coding sequence ATGAGCGTTCTCGCTGAGCCCTTCACCTACAATTACATGCTCAACGCCATGTGGGTCTCGGCCTTGGTGGGTGCGGTCTGCGCGTTTCTGTCCGCCTATCTGATGCTGAAAGGCTGGTCGCTCATCGGCAATGCCCTTTCCCATGCCATCGTGCCCGGCATCGCTGGTGCTTACATGCTCGGTCTGCCCTTTGCTTTTGGCGCATTCTTGGCCGGTGGGCTGGCCGCAGGCGCCATGCAGTTTCTCGGACAACGCACCGGCTTGAAACAAGACACGATCATCGGCCTGGTCTTTACGTCCTTCTTCGGGCTCGGCCTCTTCATGGTGTCGGTCTCGCCAACGCCCATCGACGTGCAAACCATCATCATGGGCAACATCCTTGCGATCACGCCGGGCGACACGCTCCAGTTGGCGATCATCGGGTTTGTTTGCCTGGCGGTTTTGCTCGCCAAATGGAAAGACCTGATGGCGGTCTTTTTCGATGAGACCCACGCCCGTACCATCGGCCTCAACCCGGTGCGCCTGCGTTTCATCTTCTTCGTGCTGCTGTCGGCTGCCACAGTCGCCGCCCTACAGACGGTCGGCGCTTTTCTCGTGATCGCGATGGTCGTCACGCCCGGCGCCACGGCCTATCTGCTGACCGACCGTTTTCCCCGATTGTTGGTCATTTCGGTCGTGTTGGGCGCGAGCACCTGCTTCGTCGGCGCTTACATCAGCTATTTCTTGGACGGTGCGACTGGCGGCGTAATCGTCGTCCTGCAGACGCTGCTGTTTCTGGCCGCCTTTGTTTGGGCTCCCAAGCATGGCCTGCTTGCCAACAGACGCCGAAGCCGTGAGGTCCTCGAACGTCAAGGCGGTGAGGCCCAACCATTGGCGACGCCTATTGTGGGGCATTAG